A DNA window from Nitrospira sp. contains the following coding sequences:
- a CDS encoding NADH-ubiquinone oxidoreductase chain M (MaGe:77310749), whose amino-acid sequence MGDYALLYILFAPFFGALALIFVSNRQTLLVRGIAAGSAFISLIASLYLFYSYDPVLGGYQFIQRFEWSRQLGIALYLGVDGIGTPLVLASSILLFAGIFVSWHIKDRAKEFYIWILILAAATIGVFMSLDLFFLYFFYEMSVIPMYLLLGMWGSHTKKYLEMTDPEGMKQRDSVGFIFNFGSNSKEYAAMKLVLFLSAFAVAAFMGILLIYKYSGLNTFDILVLREHASTLMNIPVLGTTLDKIIWVLIFFGFASIAPLWPLHSWSPVGHAAAPAATSMLHAGVLMKLGHFSIIRVAFEILPETTRELMPIAAVLCMFSIVYGGFVAYYAKDTKYVIGYSSSSHMGYVFLGMAALDYISLSGAVIYMFAHAMATGMLFSMAGWVYDQTHTRDIPSLGGLSNKMPFISACFVVGCMASIGMPGTINFIAEVMIIVGSWNKYPLQVVVAVLGIVLTMAYLFKMMRSLFYGPMDQKYSHSHDAVAFVDRLPLLIMISVSIGFGLFPMHLYNVVRSGVDPLIAKITHVMPVAAVPALGTPVPALHEQLATRGVQLPDSRAAQ is encoded by the coding sequence ATGGGTGACTACGCACTGCTCTACATCCTTTTCGCTCCGTTCTTCGGTGCCCTGGCGTTGATCTTCGTCTCCAACCGCCAGACGCTTCTTGTGCGCGGCATTGCCGCCGGCTCGGCCTTCATCTCGCTCATCGCCTCGCTCTATCTGTTCTATAGCTACGATCCTGTGTTAGGCGGCTATCAGTTCATTCAACGGTTCGAGTGGTCGCGGCAACTCGGCATTGCACTCTATCTGGGCGTCGACGGCATTGGCACACCGCTGGTCCTGGCCTCGTCGATCCTCTTATTCGCCGGCATCTTCGTGTCTTGGCACATCAAAGACCGCGCGAAAGAATTCTACATCTGGATTCTGATTCTGGCCGCCGCCACCATTGGCGTGTTCATGTCACTAGATCTGTTCTTCCTCTACTTCTTCTATGAGATGTCGGTCATTCCGATGTATCTCCTCTTGGGAATGTGGGGCAGCCACACCAAAAAATATTTGGAAATGACCGATCCGGAAGGCATGAAGCAACGCGATTCCGTGGGATTCATCTTCAACTTCGGGTCGAACAGCAAAGAATACGCGGCCATGAAGCTGGTCCTATTCCTCTCGGCCTTTGCCGTCGCGGCCTTCATGGGCATTCTGCTCATTTACAAGTATTCCGGCCTGAACACCTTCGATATCTTGGTGCTCCGGGAACATGCCAGCACCCTCATGAACATTCCGGTGTTGGGGACGACCCTCGACAAGATCATCTGGGTCCTGATTTTCTTCGGGTTCGCCTCCATCGCGCCGCTCTGGCCACTCCATTCCTGGTCGCCGGTGGGCCATGCCGCCGCGCCGGCCGCGACCAGCATGTTGCACGCCGGCGTGCTCATGAAGCTCGGCCATTTCTCGATCATCCGGGTCGCCTTTGAAATCCTTCCCGAAACGACGCGGGAACTGATGCCGATAGCGGCCGTGCTCTGCATGTTCAGCATTGTCTACGGCGGGTTCGTCGCGTACTACGCGAAAGACACCAAGTACGTCATCGGATATTCCAGCTCCAGCCACATGGGCTATGTCTTTCTTGGCATGGCCGCGTTGGACTACATCAGCCTCAGCGGCGCGGTGATCTATATGTTCGCCCACGCGATGGCCACAGGCATGCTCTTCTCGATGGCCGGCTGGGTCTACGATCAAACCCACACGCGCGACATCCCCTCGCTCGGCGGGCTGTCGAACAAGATGCCCTTTATCTCCGCCTGCTTTGTCGTGGGGTGCATGGCGTCGATCGGCATGCCGGGCACGATCAATTTCATCGCCGAAGTCATGATCATCGTCGGCAGCTGGAACAAGTATCCCCTCCAGGTTGTTGTCGCAGTGCTCGGCATCGTCTTAACGATGGCCTACCTGTTTAAGATGATGCGGAGCCTGTTCTATGGCCCCATGGATCAGAAGTATAGCCATTCCCATGACGCCGTGGCGTTCGTCGACCGTCTTCCGCTCCTGATCATGATCTCCGTCAGCATCGGATTTGGACTGTTCCCCATGCACCTCTACAACGTCGTTCGGTCTGGAGTCGATCCACTGATCGCCAAAATTACGCATGTGATGCCGGTGGCCGCTGTCCCGGCCCTGGGAACTCCGGTGCCAGCGCTGCACGAACAGTTGGCCACCCGCGGCGTGCAACTCCCCGATTCACGCGCGGCTCAATAA
- a CDS encoding NADH-quinone oxidoreductase subunit K (MaGe:77310746) codes for MLPLSAYVAVSAILFVIGLLGVLIRRNFIIVLMSVEIMLNAANINLVAFSHYLESMAGQLVALFIIAIAAGEAAIGLAIIIVVFRGKLSTNVDEMNLLKW; via the coding sequence ATGCTTCCGTTATCCGCCTACGTGGCCGTCAGCGCAATCCTCTTTGTCATCGGACTGCTCGGCGTGCTCATCAGACGCAACTTCATTATTGTGCTGATGTCCGTCGAGATTATGCTCAACGCCGCCAACATCAATCTCGTGGCGTTTTCGCACTATCTGGAATCCATGGCCGGTCAATTGGTGGCGCTCTTCATCATTGCCATCGCCGCAGGCGAAGCAGCCATCGGATTAGCCATCATCATTGTCGTGTTCCGCGGGAAGCTCTCAACCAACGTCGATGAAATGAACCTATTGAAGTGGTAA
- a CDS encoding NADH-quinone oxidoreductase subunit N (MaGe:77310750), protein MNFELNMTISDLLLLLPEIVLTLWLCLVLIVDFAFPRLAKEQLAYLSVVGLVVTLGCLAWFDISQISGALFKNMFVLDRMAIFFKMFVVGASILVILASIEYVNRFTFFRGEYYFLIVMSAIGMMFMASANDLLSLFVTLEFSTFGFYVLVAYLRDDLASNEAGLKFFILGVFAAGLLAYGISLVYGETGQLVFSDMASAPATPGLIIGFLLIFAALGFKIGAVPFHSWIPDTYHGAPTPVTAFLSIAPKGAAIALLLRLFFVALFTFKPMWVLLLAAVSVLSMTYANIIAIAQTNIKRLLAYSGIAQIGNVLIGLAAGTKMGNDAILFYLLTYLFANIGAFAVVIAMSEAIGSEEINDYSGLNRRSPFLAFSMLLFLLSLAGVPPLAGFIGKIYIFVAAIKEGLYTLITVGLVNIVISMYYYLIVVKKMYIAEPIDPSPIKVSGPMKAVVYVGLAGTLLIGIYPQPFIDWVVSATMMFSHLPAPAATALPPIPPLGG, encoded by the coding sequence ATGAACTTTGAACTCAACATGACGATTAGCGATCTCCTTCTCCTCTTGCCGGAGATCGTCCTCACACTCTGGCTCTGCCTGGTCTTGATTGTCGACTTCGCCTTTCCGCGGCTGGCGAAAGAACAACTGGCCTACCTCAGTGTTGTGGGACTCGTCGTCACCCTGGGTTGCCTCGCCTGGTTCGACATATCGCAAATATCCGGCGCCCTTTTCAAAAATATGTTCGTGCTCGATCGCATGGCCATCTTCTTTAAGATGTTCGTGGTCGGGGCCAGCATTCTCGTGATTCTCGCCTCCATCGAATACGTCAACCGGTTTACCTTTTTCCGGGGGGAATACTACTTCCTGATCGTCATGTCCGCCATCGGCATGATGTTTATGGCCTCCGCCAACGATCTCCTGTCCCTCTTCGTCACCCTGGAGTTTTCCACATTCGGGTTCTATGTCCTCGTGGCCTACCTACGCGATGACCTGGCTTCAAATGAAGCCGGTCTGAAGTTCTTCATTCTTGGCGTCTTTGCCGCCGGCCTCTTAGCCTACGGCATCAGCCTGGTCTATGGAGAGACCGGTCAGTTGGTGTTTTCAGACATGGCTTCGGCACCGGCCACACCCGGACTGATCATCGGCTTCCTGTTGATCTTCGCGGCGCTCGGTTTCAAAATCGGCGCAGTCCCGTTTCACTCCTGGATTCCCGACACCTATCATGGCGCACCCACGCCCGTAACAGCCTTTCTCTCCATTGCGCCCAAAGGCGCGGCCATCGCCCTCTTGCTCAGACTATTCTTTGTGGCGTTGTTCACCTTCAAGCCCATGTGGGTGCTCTTGCTCGCGGCCGTCTCAGTGCTCTCGATGACCTATGCCAATATCATCGCCATCGCCCAGACGAACATCAAACGCCTCCTAGCCTATTCCGGCATCGCCCAAATCGGAAACGTCTTAATTGGGCTGGCCGCTGGCACAAAGATGGGCAACGATGCGATCCTGTTCTATCTCCTCACCTATCTCTTCGCGAACATCGGAGCCTTCGCCGTCGTGATCGCCATGAGTGAGGCCATCGGCAGTGAAGAGATCAACGATTACAGCGGACTTAATCGTCGATCGCCGTTCCTCGCGTTTTCCATGCTCCTCTTTCTCCTTTCGCTGGCCGGCGTGCCTCCCTTAGCCGGGTTTATCGGCAAAATCTATATTTTTGTAGCTGCCATCAAAGAAGGGCTCTATACCCTGATTACCGTCGGGCTCGTTAATATCGTGATCTCCATGTACTACTATCTGATCGTCGTGAAGAAAATGTACATTGCCGAGCCGATCGACCCCTCGCCCATCAAGGTTTCCGGTCCGATGAAGGCCGTGGTGTATGTCGGCCTTGCCGGAACGCTGTTGATCGGTATCTATCCGCAGCCGTTCATCGATTGGGTCGTGTCCGCGACGATGATGTTTTCCCATCTCCCCGCGCCTGCGGCTACCGCCCTTCCTCCAATTCCGCCTCTTGGCGGCTAG
- a CDS encoding NADH-quinone oxidoreductase subunit I (MaGe:77310744), whose translation MSVSTVTKKILHAALFYEIWDAMKVTFRHMFHRPITFQYPREQRTLPDTHRGALSLLRYDDGRERCVGCDLCEAACPSRCIKVISAEDPARPLQRYATEFYIDITKCVFCGYCVEACPVNALAMTKMYEFSTHDKRTLLFDKKRLYDIGERHLADAKKYLYAHNQEKNVEESREYRYYFPQSVVKATQSTPKHLS comes from the coding sequence ATGAGCGTATCCACCGTAACCAAGAAGATCCTTCACGCCGCCCTCTTCTATGAGATCTGGGATGCGATGAAGGTGACCTTTCGCCACATGTTCCATCGCCCGATCACGTTTCAGTATCCGCGCGAACAGCGGACCCTTCCCGATACCCATCGGGGCGCACTCTCACTACTGCGGTACGACGACGGCCGCGAACGTTGCGTGGGCTGCGATCTCTGCGAAGCCGCTTGCCCATCCCGCTGCATTAAAGTGATCAGCGCGGAGGACCCGGCCCGGCCACTCCAACGATACGCGACAGAGTTTTACATCGACATCACGAAATGCGTGTTCTGCGGCTATTGCGTAGAAGCCTGCCCCGTCAATGCGCTGGCCATGACGAAAATGTACGAGTTCTCCACGCACGACAAACGCACCCTTCTCTTCGACAAGAAGCGGCTGTACGACATCGGCGAGCGTCATCTCGCCGACGCGAAAAAATATTTGTATGCCCACAACCAGGAGAAAAATGTCGAGGAGAGTCGTGAGTACCGATACTATTTCCCTCAATCGGTGGTCAAAGCCACACAATCGACTCCCAAGCATTTGAGCTGA
- a CDS encoding NADH-quinone oxidoreductase subunit D (MaGe:77310742), with protein sequence MAFEDQRTTVYKVDPEHPESESLPTLRTEELLLNMGPQHPSTHGVLKVILELEGERLVKSTPVLGFLHRGVEKLAEDGTYHQFIPHTDRLDYVCAMYNNFAYCRAVEKLMNLQVPDRAEYLRTIVAEVQRIIGHQFWLGTQALDIGAMTVFFYCFRDREILLDWFDELCGARLTTSWYRIGGVERDFTPSLLDKLKQFLDYFPPKIDEYIVFLETNRIWVARTKGVAVISAEDAVSFGLSGPTLRGSGVDYDLRKYEPYSAYPKCEFSVPVGKNGDTYDRYWIRVMELYESVKIIRQCLEQMQEGPIMADVPSVTLPPKERVFTNLESMIQQFKLFSQGFNAPPGEIYCGTEAHKGELGFHIVSTGGGKPYRLKIRSPSFIHMGAFDYMSRGYMIADAITLFGTYDIVMGECDR encoded by the coding sequence ATGGCGTTTGAAGACCAGAGAACGACCGTCTATAAAGTCGACCCGGAGCATCCGGAGAGCGAATCGCTCCCGACACTCCGAACTGAGGAGCTGCTTCTCAATATGGGGCCGCAGCATCCCAGCACCCACGGCGTTCTTAAAGTGATTTTGGAGCTGGAAGGTGAACGGCTCGTCAAATCGACGCCGGTGTTGGGCTTCCTCCATCGCGGCGTCGAGAAGCTGGCTGAAGACGGCACCTATCACCAGTTCATTCCCCATACAGACCGGCTCGACTATGTCTGTGCGATGTATAACAACTTCGCCTATTGCCGCGCCGTCGAAAAACTAATGAATCTCCAGGTGCCGGATCGTGCCGAGTATCTCCGCACCATTGTGGCGGAAGTGCAGCGCATCATCGGCCATCAGTTTTGGCTGGGGACCCAGGCGCTCGACATCGGCGCCATGACCGTGTTCTTCTATTGCTTCCGCGACCGGGAAATTCTGCTGGATTGGTTCGATGAATTGTGCGGCGCCAGGCTGACCACCAGCTGGTACCGGATCGGCGGCGTCGAGCGGGATTTCACACCGTCCTTACTCGACAAACTCAAGCAGTTTCTCGACTACTTCCCGCCCAAGATCGATGAGTACATTGTCTTCCTGGAGACGAATCGCATCTGGGTCGCACGGACCAAAGGCGTGGCAGTCATCTCGGCGGAAGATGCCGTCAGCTTCGGGCTCAGCGGCCCGACCCTGCGCGGATCGGGAGTCGATTACGATCTGCGCAAATATGAGCCCTATTCGGCTTATCCAAAATGCGAGTTCAGTGTGCCCGTCGGAAAAAACGGCGACACCTATGATCGTTATTGGATCCGGGTCATGGAGCTGTATGAGAGCGTCAAGATCATCCGGCAATGCCTTGAGCAAATGCAGGAAGGCCCGATCATGGCGGATGTCCCGAGCGTCACCCTGCCGCCGAAGGAACGGGTCTTCACCAATCTTGAATCGATGATTCAGCAGTTCAAACTTTTCTCGCAGGGCTTCAACGCCCCTCCAGGAGAAATTTACTGCGGAACGGAAGCGCACAAAGGCGAGTTGGGATTCCACATCGTCAGCACGGGCGGAGGGAAGCCTTATCGTCTGAAAATCCGCTCCCCTTCCTTTATCCATATGGGAGCGTTTGATTATATGTCGCGCGGGTATATGATCGCGGACGCCATCACCCTGTTTGGCACGTACGATATCGTCATGGGCGAATGCGACCGATAG
- a CDS encoding NADH-ubiquinone oxidoreductase chain J (MaGe:77310745) encodes MIAVFFSYFALMSIAAAAMTVALKNPVHCGLALLALLLHVSGFFVLLNAEFLWAVQVIVYAGAILVLYLFVLMLLNLKTDERYFHSTFMYYLIPAVLGSLYVIYLLLRSPFAGAKGNAPTVAVLQDGDTAAIGIKMFSDYLLQFEIVGVFLLGAIIGAIVLAKTPKPLNLRKD; translated from the coding sequence ATGATTGCTGTCTTCTTTTCGTATTTCGCGCTTATGAGCATTGCGGCCGCCGCGATGACCGTGGCACTCAAGAACCCGGTCCACTGCGGCTTGGCCCTGCTCGCCCTCCTGCTGCATGTATCGGGATTTTTTGTCCTGCTCAATGCGGAATTTCTCTGGGCGGTTCAAGTGATTGTCTATGCCGGAGCCATTTTGGTGCTCTATCTCTTCGTGCTGATGTTGCTGAATCTCAAGACCGACGAACGGTACTTTCATTCCACCTTTATGTACTACCTGATACCGGCTGTGCTGGGGTCTCTCTATGTCATCTATCTCCTGCTCCGGTCGCCTTTTGCCGGCGCAAAAGGGAACGCACCGACCGTGGCGGTCCTACAGGATGGAGATACCGCCGCCATTGGCATCAAGATGTTCAGCGACTATCTCCTGCAATTTGAAATCGTGGGAGTTTTCTTGCTGGGCGCCATTATCGGAGCGATCGTGCTGGCCAAGACGCCCAAACCGCTCAACCTGAGGAAAGACTGA
- a CDS encoding 2Fe-2S iron-sulfur cluster binding domain-containing protein (MaGe:77310743), with amino-acid sequence MGLKPATNPDVEATSIELSIDGKTVTAKDGVSLYDVISSTGKIIPAMCYHYTFDPFGSCGMCLVMQEGKKAPVRSCTAKATAGMIIRTEGEDLFLARKKAVEKHLSVHPLDCPVCDADGHCELQDMAFQHGVTNLASAKQKFIPEDTRSLVLDFNMNRCIACAECINVCKDVLMIDALQFMKKGGFNQVVAKGDLPLSCEFCGDCLAVCPVGAITNKYSKYLYKPWQMKKTASTCNYCGDGCQLYLETKDSEVIRVTSPLSWKNKWGDREETAKGHGGLCVRGRFGFEYLDSNTRLTQPLVREGNQLLPKPWLEAMHQVVDRFTEMKQKHGANAIAGLITARCTNEELYLFQKLMRTVFGSNQLDSSARYGHMNFVHASRHALGFGRTPNDWEDLTKAKAILVIGSNITETNPLTAVRIKEAIRVYKTQVVVLDSTITNIGKLASHPFLIKPGTEGWVIDGLVKATIEQDLVDEEATGKHPKAYEALKAAVANLSLEQIAAHTGVSVDTYREIAAIMAESPRSIFLCAEGIVRRPDGYQNVLKLIDLAWITGKLGQPGCGVNTVTEEPNEQGAVDMGVAPEFLPGQAHYDDATARERFGKAWETTLPATATGANLMEILKRCKSGQIKALYIIGENPLATLPASVEVRTALERLELLVVQDPFLTDTGRQAHFVLPACTYAEKEGTFTNLEGRVLRVRQAMDPVGESLPDWHIMTALANAFDANWTYESANDIQAEIMKLLPGYYNLGQPRKVTPAPDHYLTHGYAEDIKTRYRAAAPVTDSKRPFALMMGQLLAHSGKMSTEAPGLIKIAPNTGKLRMNADDMQRLGLQDGTKVRVTAERGSLQLAVQPDNSLAPNTCFFPEHFNEPPVKDLMAVQVNATTGVPSFKQTWVSIEKA; translated from the coding sequence ATGGGCTTGAAGCCAGCCACCAATCCGGACGTCGAAGCGACATCGATCGAGCTCAGCATCGACGGGAAGACCGTCACCGCCAAAGACGGCGTTTCGCTGTACGATGTCATTTCCAGCACGGGCAAGATCATCCCGGCCATGTGTTACCACTATACCTTCGACCCGTTCGGTTCCTGCGGCATGTGCCTGGTCATGCAGGAAGGCAAGAAGGCTCCAGTTCGTTCTTGCACGGCCAAAGCCACCGCTGGAATGATCATCCGGACGGAGGGGGAAGACCTTTTCCTCGCGCGCAAAAAAGCCGTTGAAAAACATCTCTCGGTCCATCCGCTGGATTGCCCGGTCTGCGACGCGGACGGTCATTGCGAACTCCAAGACATGGCGTTCCAACACGGCGTGACTAATCTGGCCAGCGCGAAACAGAAATTCATTCCGGAAGACACCCGCAGCCTGGTCCTCGACTTCAACATGAATCGCTGCATCGCCTGCGCCGAATGCATCAACGTCTGCAAAGATGTCTTGATGATCGATGCCCTGCAATTCATGAAAAAAGGCGGATTCAACCAAGTCGTCGCCAAAGGCGACCTCCCGCTGTCCTGCGAATTCTGCGGCGACTGTCTCGCCGTGTGCCCGGTCGGCGCGATCACGAACAAGTATTCGAAGTACCTGTACAAGCCCTGGCAGATGAAAAAGACCGCCAGCACCTGCAACTATTGTGGTGATGGCTGCCAGCTCTACTTGGAAACCAAGGATTCTGAAGTCATCCGGGTCACCTCGCCCTTGTCGTGGAAAAACAAATGGGGCGATCGCGAGGAAACCGCGAAAGGCCACGGCGGACTCTGTGTGCGCGGGCGGTTTGGATTCGAGTATCTCGACAGCAACACTCGGCTCACTCAGCCGCTGGTGCGCGAAGGCAATCAGCTTCTGCCCAAACCCTGGCTCGAAGCCATGCATCAGGTCGTCGATCGCTTCACCGAGATGAAGCAGAAGCACGGCGCGAACGCAATCGCTGGGCTGATTACTGCCCGTTGCACGAACGAAGAACTCTATCTGTTCCAAAAGCTCATGCGGACCGTATTCGGCAGCAATCAGCTCGACAGCAGTGCCCGCTACGGCCATATGAATTTCGTCCATGCCTCGCGCCATGCCCTGGGTTTTGGCCGGACTCCCAACGACTGGGAAGATCTCACCAAAGCCAAGGCCATTCTGGTGATCGGCTCCAACATCACCGAAACCAATCCCCTGACCGCCGTCCGGATCAAGGAAGCCATACGGGTGTACAAGACGCAGGTGGTGGTCCTCGATTCCACCATCACCAACATCGGGAAGCTAGCCTCTCATCCGTTCCTGATCAAGCCAGGCACCGAGGGATGGGTGATCGATGGCCTCGTCAAAGCCACCATCGAGCAAGACCTTGTCGATGAAGAGGCCACCGGCAAACACCCGAAAGCCTATGAAGCCTTGAAGGCTGCTGTGGCCAACCTTTCGCTGGAACAGATTGCCGCACACACCGGGGTTTCCGTCGACACCTATCGCGAGATTGCCGCCATCATGGCCGAATCTCCTCGGTCCATTTTCCTCTGCGCCGAGGGCATCGTGCGGCGGCCTGACGGCTACCAAAATGTGCTGAAGCTGATCGACCTGGCCTGGATCACCGGAAAACTCGGCCAGCCCGGCTGCGGAGTCAACACGGTGACGGAAGAACCGAACGAGCAGGGCGCCGTCGACATGGGTGTCGCGCCTGAATTCTTGCCCGGTCAAGCCCATTACGACGATGCCACGGCGCGCGAGCGGTTCGGCAAGGCCTGGGAAACCACGCTGCCCGCCACGGCAACCGGCGCCAACCTGATGGAAATTTTGAAGCGCTGCAAGAGCGGTCAGATCAAGGCCCTCTACATCATCGGGGAAAACCCCTTGGCCACACTCCCCGCTTCCGTTGAAGTCCGCACTGCCCTCGAACGCCTTGAACTGCTGGTAGTGCAAGATCCCTTTTTGACCGACACTGGACGTCAGGCCCATTTTGTCCTCCCTGCCTGCACCTATGCGGAGAAGGAAGGGACATTTACCAATCTGGAAGGGCGCGTCCTGCGAGTACGCCAAGCCATGGATCCCGTCGGAGAGAGCTTGCCGGATTGGCACATTATGACCGCGCTGGCTAACGCGTTTGACGCAAACTGGACATACGAATCCGCCAACGACATTCAAGCCGAGATCATGAAGCTCTTGCCCGGATACTATAATCTCGGCCAGCCTCGGAAAGTGACGCCGGCCCCAGACCACTATCTGACACACGGATACGCAGAGGACATAAAGACTCGCTATCGCGCAGCAGCGCCGGTCACCGATTCCAAGCGGCCCTTCGCGCTGATGATGGGACAATTGCTCGCCCATTCAGGCAAAATGTCGACCGAAGCGCCTGGGCTGATCAAGATCGCGCCGAATACCGGGAAGCTGCGGATGAATGCGGACGATATGCAGCGCTTGGGACTTCAAGACGGCACCAAAGTGCGCGTGACGGCGGAGCGCGGTTCACTCCAATTGGCTGTACAGCCAGACAACTCATTGGCACCGAACACCTGTTTCTTCCCTGAGCATTTCAACGAGCCGCCCGTCAAAGATTTGATGGCCGTGCAAGTGAACGCCACAACTGGAGTGCCGTCCTTTAAGCAAACGTGGGTCAGCATCGAAAAAGCATAG
- a CDS encoding NADH-quinone oxidoreductase subunit M (MaGe:77310748) — protein MLEELAAGFPILSCLLFLPFVGAAVLWLVDDEDMVRTSALTISLVELALAVFVLLRFVPDSAAMQFAEHMRWVPALGISYHLAVDGISVLFVGLTAFLTVLVIVYSWDTVRHQVKLYMMCLLALETTTMGVFVSLDLILFFVFWELMLIPSYFLIKLWGGGAERHHAALKYVLYTLLGSVFMLVGIALLDLNFHHWAVLRHTDQLYSFDLLDLLAVPIPVDQQILIFWLMFMGFAFKAPVFPFHTWLPDALLEGPIGMAVVLAGLKLGTFGFIRFSIPLLPEAAKSHTVVTVIMCLGIAAITYGAIVALIQPDFRRLLAFSSISHLGFVMMGLFALNYQGLQGSLLTMINLGFSTAGLFFIAGFLYSRQQTTHLSAFGGLAQQVPLLASFFLLIGLASIGLPGTNGFVGEFLILLGTFKANWIFGALAVTGVVFGAAYFLWYYERAILGPLGKAVKSTMVDLQFREMIIAVSLAVMILWIGLYPSPFLHIMNGSIQALVDRLDHGTVAVLTDSVERLDH, from the coding sequence ATGTTAGAAGAACTCGCAGCCGGTTTTCCCATCCTCTCCTGCCTCCTCTTTCTTCCGTTCGTCGGAGCGGCCGTGCTCTGGCTCGTGGATGATGAAGACATGGTTCGCACCTCGGCTCTGACGATTAGTCTAGTCGAGCTTGCCCTGGCCGTCTTTGTGCTGCTCCGGTTCGTCCCCGATTCCGCCGCAATGCAGTTCGCCGAACATATGCGCTGGGTTCCGGCATTAGGAATCAGCTATCACCTGGCTGTCGATGGTATCAGCGTGCTTTTCGTCGGGCTGACCGCCTTCCTGACGGTGCTCGTGATTGTGTATTCCTGGGACACCGTTCGCCACCAGGTCAAACTCTATATGATGTGCCTGCTGGCTCTCGAAACGACGACCATGGGCGTTTTCGTTTCGCTGGATCTGATTCTATTCTTTGTCTTCTGGGAATTGATGTTGATCCCGAGCTATTTCCTCATCAAGCTCTGGGGCGGAGGCGCAGAACGGCATCATGCCGCGTTGAAATATGTGCTCTACACGCTCTTGGGCAGCGTCTTCATGCTCGTGGGCATTGCGCTGCTGGATCTGAACTTTCATCATTGGGCCGTCCTCCGCCATACCGATCAGCTCTACTCCTTCGACCTCCTTGACCTGCTGGCGGTCCCCATTCCCGTCGATCAGCAAATCCTCATTTTCTGGCTGATGTTCATGGGGTTTGCCTTCAAAGCCCCGGTGTTTCCCTTCCACACATGGTTGCCCGATGCCTTGCTCGAAGGGCCGATCGGCATGGCCGTCGTCCTCGCCGGGCTCAAGCTCGGCACCTTCGGCTTTATCCGATTCAGCATTCCCTTGCTGCCAGAAGCGGCAAAGAGCCACACCGTGGTGACCGTGATCATGTGCCTGGGAATTGCCGCGATTACCTATGGCGCCATCGTGGCGCTGATCCAGCCCGATTTCCGCAGACTGCTGGCATTCAGCAGCATCAGCCACCTTGGCTTTGTGATGATGGGGCTCTTTGCGCTCAACTATCAAGGACTCCAGGGCAGTCTTCTGACCATGATCAACCTCGGATTCAGTACGGCGGGACTCTTCTTTATTGCAGGGTTTCTCTACTCACGACAACAAACCACTCACTTGTCGGCATTCGGCGGGCTAGCCCAACAAGTCCCGCTGCTCGCATCCTTCTTTTTGTTGATCGGCCTCGCATCGATCGGCCTGCCCGGCACGAACGGCTTTGTCGGAGAATTTTTGATTCTCCTCGGAACCTTTAAAGCCAACTGGATCTTCGGCGCGCTCGCTGTCACCGGCGTCGTCTTCGGCGCGGCCTATTTCCTGTGGTATTACGAACGGGCGATCCTGGGCCCTCTCGGGAAAGCCGTGAAAAGTACGATGGTCGATTTACAGTTCCGCGAAATGATCATTGCCGTATCGCTCGCCGTCATGATTCTCTGGATCGGACTCTATCCATCCCCGTTCCTGCACATCATGAACGGCTCAATCCAAGCGCTGGTGGACCGGCTCGATCACGGAACCGTCGCCGTGCTGACTGACTCTGTTGAACGATTGGATCACTAA